In Cucurbita pepo subsp. pepo cultivar mu-cu-16 chromosome LG04, ASM280686v2, whole genome shotgun sequence, the following are encoded in one genomic region:
- the LOC111792952 gene encoding uncharacterized protein LOC111792952 has protein sequence MGNAAASPCYVSISVSRRRSSAVKLVFSDGFTRLLPGKHHIAGEIMFRFPNTMICHADSFFIGHTLPSLGTDDKLIAGETYFILPLDLFASFDVLTTSSLAALGAKKAKTVKFSGPCPFEYVRNANGRVLIKVAPEFILRLISPVGADGGGGGQFLCSTPELKKHYDQLVGSKGPVWAPKLESISEYKIRDSPYKFVGFKLKQKEG, from the coding sequence ATGGGCAATGCCGCCGCCTCTCCATGTTATGTATCAATTTCCGTCTCCCGCCGCCGCTCCTCCGCCGTCAAACTCGTCTTCTCCGACGGCTTTACTAGACTCCTCCCCGGTAAGCACCACATAGCCGGTGAAATCATGTTCCGATTCCCAAACACGATGATCTGTCACGCCGATTCCTTCTTCATCGGCCACACCCTCCCCTCCTTAGGCACCGACGACAAACTCATCGCCGGCGAGACCTACTTCATTCTCCCGCTCGATCTATTTGCCTCCTTCGACGTTCTCACCACATCGTCGCTCGCAGCACTCGGCGCTAAAAAGGCGAAGACCGTGAAATTTTCTGGTCCTTGTCCGTTTGAGTATGTTCGAAACGCAAATGGGAGAGTTCTGATTAAGGTCGCGCCGGAGTTCATTCTTCGCCTAATTTCCCCGGTGGGCGCggacggcggcggaggaggtcAATTTCTGTGCAGTACGCCGGAGTTGAAGAAACATTACGATCAACTCGTCGGATCGAAGGGACCGGTTTGGGCCCCCAAATTGGAGAGCATTTCGGAGTATAAAATTAGGGATTCACCCTATAAATTTGTAGGGTTTAAacttaaacaaaaagaaggcTAA
- the LOC111794064 gene encoding olee1-like protein — translation MAKSFAIILLSALCFLSILHVSVSKKDHFVVEGKVYCDTCRIQFFTRVSKWMHGAKVKLVCREEEGGSETLAVEAETGKNGEYTIKVDGDHEEEVCEVNLVKSSDDDCAEVPTDGFGHRARVSITANDGITNPVRQANPLGFMKKETLPQCKEVLRELGFDEAGLPV, via the exons ATGGCAAAATCCTTTGctatcattcttctttctgcCCTTTGCTTCCTCTCCATCCTCCACGTCTCCGTCTCGAAAAAAGATCACTTCGTCGTCGAGGGCAAGGTTTATTGTGACACGTGCCGCATCCAATTCTTCACCCGTGTCAGCAAATGGATGCATG GAGCTAAGGTGAAGTTGGTATGCCGCGAGGAGGAAGGAGGAAGCGAGACGTTGGCTGTCGAGGCTGAGACCGGGAAGAACGGTGAGTACACGATCAAGGTGGACGGGGACCATGAGGAGGAGGTTTGTGAAGTGAATTTGGTGAAGAGTAGTGATGATGACTGTGCTGAGGTTCCCACCGATGGATTTGGGCATAGGGCGAGAGTGAGCATCACGGCCAACGATGGCATCACCAACCCTGTGCGTCAAGCTAACCCACTTGGGTTCATGAAGAAGGAGACACTTCCCCAATGCAAAGAGGTTCTTCGTGAGCTTGGGTTCGATGAGGCTGGTCTTCCCGTTTGA
- the LOC111794048 gene encoding olee1-like protein: protein MAKSFAIILFALCFLSTLDVSVSKKDHFVVEGKVYCDTCRIQFFTRVSKWMHGAKVKLVCREEEGGSETLAVEAETGKNGEYTIKVDGDHEEEVCEVNLVKSSDDDCAEVPTDGFGHRARVSITANDGITNPVRQANPLGFMKKETLPQCKEVLRELGFDEAGLPV, encoded by the exons atggcaaaatCCTTTGCTATCATTCTTTTTGCCCTTTGCTTCCTCTCGACCCTCGACGTTTCCGTCTCTAAAAAAGATCACTTCGTCGTCGAGGGCAAGGTTTACTGTGACACGTGCCGCATCCAATTCTTCACCCGTGTCAGCAAATGGATGCATG GAGCTAAGGTGAAGTTGGTATGCCGCGAGGAGGAAGGAGGAAGCGAGACGTTAGCTGTCGAGGCTGAGACCGGGAAGAACGGTGAGTACACGATCAAGGTGGACGGGGACCATGAGGAGGAGGTTTGTGAAGTGAATTTGGTGAAGAGTAGTGATGATGACTGTGCTGAGGTTCCCACCGATGGATTTGGGCATAGGGCGAGAGTGAGCATCACGGCCAACGATGGCATCACCAACCCTGTGCGTCAAGCTAACCCACTTGGGTTCATGAAGAAGGAGACACTTCCCCAATGCAAAGAGGTTCTTCGTGAGCTTGGGTTCGATGAGGCTGGTCTTCCCGTTTGA